Proteins encoded by one window of Panicum virgatum strain AP13 chromosome 7N, P.virgatum_v5, whole genome shotgun sequence:
- the LOC120681996 gene encoding uncharacterized protein LOC120681996 encodes MAGGGVELVTNAWKEWSLQALVLLSLTLQVTLLILAEFRRHIDSGVVRAFVWSAYMLADTTAIYVLGHLSVLASRSPEHELMALWGPFLLVHLGGQDNITAYALEDRKLWLRHLQTLVVQVAAAAYVVYVFSVVVAVAGDSRSLLLPATILVSLVGVVKYGERVWALRFDGCKPTEGYDDINYDGPPGESQKFLDSPAFTDRSDAEAFLLKAHLLMDFAKGFFKWGPLSDLPVRMTPASALDTRPQQEEVFKVVEMQLSLIHDLFYTKAEVTHTWYGLCLRLLSSLAIGVAFLLFNILLLFDGHRRKLKGGYSCSRVDVVVTYVLFVGAVVLETTSLLRAMLSSWTFALLVQWCTDMDSGLGDEITNAQRLGIAVRTFLARVLVSLRRLVRAADRRRRRSWSRSMGQQNLIRLCTRSRASRSSRVARWMGVEDRWNTWAYSWSVPVSECVRRQLLKSIEQLQEDSVAEISGHIDAGEYNKGADLEARQWGRSALKRRRLHKRLAWSVELKMEESILVWHIATDVYLQRRRKADEEEEQAAELAEAARALSNYMLFLLAAQPEMLPPSASRDPYVYACYDILQLAGLDCSSDEQVLCLLGRYAEDDQPEVPCDFNKTLRQAAKDAGWARSSSAFSSKARLELLVTR; translated from the coding sequence ATGGCCGGAGGCGGAGTAGAGTTGGTCACGAACGCATGGAAGGAATGGAGTCTCCAAGCGCTGGTGCTGCTAAGCTTAACGCTCCAGGTGACGCTCCTCATCTTGGCGGAGTTCCGCCGGCACATCGACTCCGGCGTGGTAAGGGCCTTCGTCTGGTCGGCGTACATGCTGGCCGACACGACAGCGATCTACGTGCTTGGGCACCTGTCCGTGCTGGCCAGCAGGTCGCCCGAGCACGAGCTCATGGCGCTCTGGGGGCCGTTCCTGCTGGTGCACCTGGGTGGGCAGGACAACATCACCGCCTACGCCCTCGAGGACAGGAAGCTGTGGCTGCGCCACCTGCAGACGCTCGTCGTGCAGGTGGCCGCAGCCGCGTACGTCGTCTACGTGTtctccgtcgtcgtcgccgtcgccggcgacagcCGTTCTCTGCTCCTGCCGGCGACCATCCTCGTGTCTTTGGTCGGTGTCGTCAAGTACGGGGAAAGAGTGTGGGCGCTCAGGTTCGACGGTTGCAAGCCAACTGAAGGGTATGACGATATAAATTACGATGGTCCTCCAGGAGAGTCTCAGAAGTTTCTGGATAGCCCAGCTTTCACAGATCGCTCGGATGCAGAAGCCTTCCTACTAAAAGCTCACCTGCTCATGGATTTTGCCAAGGGGTTCTTCAAATGGGGGCCTTTATCTGATCTACCTGTGAGAATGACTCCAGCATCAGCGTTGGATACGCGGCCGCAACAGGAGGAAGTATTCAAGGTGGTCGAGATGCAGCTCTCCCTCATCCACGATCTTTTCTACACCAAGGCGGAGGTCACGCACACTTGGTACGGCCTCTGCCTCCGTCTACTCTCGTCGCTGGCCATCGGCGTCGCCTTCTTGCTGTTCAATATACTGCTCTTGTTCGACGGCCATCGTCGTAAGCTCAAGGGCGGTTACAGTTGCAGCAGGGTAGATGTCGTTGTCACCTACGTCCTCTTCGTTGGGGCCGTCGTCCTGGAGACTACGTCGCTTCTCAGGGCCATGCTCTCGAGCTGGACATTTGCTCTGCTTGTACAATGGTGTACGGACATGGACAGCGGACTGGGCGACGAGATTACCAATGCACAACGGCTAGGGATTGCTGTGCGCACTTTCCTTGCCCGTGTGCTTGTGTCTCTTCGCCGGCTGGTCCGTGCGGCGGACCGGAGACGGAGGCGCAGCTGGTCACGCTCCATGGGCCAGCAGAACCTGATCCGGCTGTGCACGCGCAGCAGGGCCAGCCGGAGCAGCAGGGTGGCAAGGTGGATGGGGGTCGAAGACCGGTGGAACACCTGGGCCTACTCGTGGTCCGTCCCTGTCTCGGAGTGCGTCAGGCGGCAGTTGCTGAAGAGCATCGAGCAGCTGCAGGAGGATAGCGTAGCGGAGATCTCCGGCCATATCGACGCAGGGGAGTATAACAAGGGCGCGGACCTAGAGGCGAGGCAATGGGGTCGTAGCGCGCTCAAGCGCAGGAGACTGCACAAGAGGCTGGCGTGGAGTGTGGAGCTCAAGATGGAGGAGAGCATCCTCGTCTGGCACATCGCCACCGACGTCtacctgcagcggcggcgcaaggcggatgaggaggaggagcaagcggcggagctcgccgaggCGGCCCGGGCGCTCTCCAACTACATGCTCTTCCTGCTGGCGGCGCAGCCGGAGATGCTGCCTCCGAGTGCCAGCCGCGACCCGTACGTGTACGCGTGCTACGATATTCTCCAGCTCGCTGGTCTGGACTGCAGCTCGGATGAACAGGTGCTCTGCTTGCTAGGACGCTACGCAGAAGATGACCAGCCCGAGGTCCCCTGTGACTTCAACAAAACGCTGCGCCAAGCCGCCAAGGATGCAGGCTGGGCGCGTTCCTCATCGGCCTTCAGCAGCAAGGCTCGCCTGGAGCTGCTGGTGACACGCTag